From a single Hippopotamus amphibius kiboko isolate mHipAmp2 chromosome X, mHipAmp2.hap2, whole genome shotgun sequence genomic region:
- the RBMXL3 gene encoding LOW QUALITY PROTEIN: RNA-binding motif protein, X-linked-like-3 (The sequence of the model RefSeq protein was modified relative to this genomic sequence to represent the inferred CDS: substituted 1 base at 1 genomic stop codon), with translation MVEADRPGKLFIGGLSTETNKKALEAVFGKYGRIVEVLLMKDRETNKSRGFAFVTFESPADTKDAARDMNGKSLDGKAIKVEQATKPSFESGRRGPPPPPRSRGPPTGLRGGRGGSGGTRGPPSCGGHMEDGGYSMSFNMSSSRRPLPVKRGPPPRSGGPPPKRSAPSGPVRSSSGMGGRAPVSRGRDSYGGPPRREPLPSRRDVYLSPRDDGYSTKDSYSSRDYPSSRDTRDYAPPPRDYTYRDYGHSSSRDDYPSRGYSDRDAYGRDRDYSDHPSGGPYRDSYESYGSSRSAPPTXGPPPSLWGSSRYDDYSSSRDGYGGCRDSYSCSQSDLYSSGHDRVGRQERGLPPSMERGYPPPRDSYSSSSRGAPRGDGHGGSRSDRGGGRSRY, from the coding sequence ATGGTTGAAGCAGATCGCCCAGGAAAGCTCTTCATTGGTGGCCTCAGTAcggaaacaaacaagaaagcccTTGAAGCAGTGTTTGGCAAATATGGACGAATAGTGGAAGTTCTCTTGATGAAAGATCGCGAAACCAACAAATCTAGAGGATTTGCTTTTGTCACCTTTGAAAGCCCAGCAGATACTAAGGATGCAGCTAGAGACATGAATGGAAAGTCCTTAGATGGAAAAGCCATCAAGGTAGAACAAGCCACTAAACCATCATTTGAAAGTGGTAGACGTGGACCACCTCCACCTCCAAGAAGCAGAGGCCCTCCAACAGGCCTTAGAGGCggaagaggaggaagtggaggaactAGGGGACCTCCCTCATGTGGAGGGCACATGGAAGATGGTGGCTATTCCATGAGTTTTAACATGAGTTCTTCCAGGAGACCACTTCCAGTAAAAAGAGGACCACCACCTCGAAGTGGGGGTCCTCCTCCTAAAAGATCTGCCCCTTCAGGACCAGTTCGCAGCAGCAGTGGAATGGGAGGAAGAGCTCCTGTATCACGTGGAAGAGATAGTTATGGAGGTCCACCTCGAAGGGAACCCCTGCCCTCTCGTAGAGATGTTTATTTGTCCCCAAGAGATGATGGATATTCTACTAAAGACAGCTATTCAAGCAGAGATTACCCAAGTTCTCGTGATACAAGAGATTATGCACCACCACCAAGAGATTATACTTACCGTGATTATGGTCATTCCAGTTCACGTGATGACTATCCATCAAGAGGCTATAGTGATAGAGATGCCTATGGTCGTGATCGTGACTATTCAGATCATCCAAGTGGAGGTCCCTACAGAGATTCATATGAGAGTTATGGTAGCTCACGCAGTGCTCCACCTACATGAGGGCCCCCTCCGTCTTTATGGGGAAGCAGTCGCTATGATGATTACAGCAGCTCACGTGATGGATATGGTGGATGTCGAGACAGTTACTCATGCAGCCAAAGTGATCTCTACTCAAGTGGTCATGATCGGGTTGGCAGACAAGAAAGAGGGCTTCCCCCTTCTATGGAAAGGGGGTACCCTCCTCCACGAGATTCCTACAGCAGTTCAAGCCGCGGAGCACCAAGAGGTGATGGCCATGGAGGAAGCCGATCTGATAGAGGGGGAGGCAGAAGCAGAtattaa